In the genome of Streptomyces globosus, one region contains:
- the pabB gene encoding aminodeoxychorismate synthase component I gives MRTLLVDNYDSFTYNLFHYLAEVNGEEPEVIRNDDPAWRDGLLDGFDSVVLSPGPGTPHRPADFGLCARIAEEGRLPVLGVCLGHQGMALAHGAEVGPAPAPRHGRTSLVRHGGHGLFEGIPDPLEVVRYHSLAVASLPPALEAIAHSADDGVVMALRHRTLPLWGVQFHPESIGTGSGHQLLANFRDLAYAHGRRRRHPARATAPAAAPAAAPAPAPQEAPVRRLRVLAEQLSTRWEAEPVFDRLFRTGAYPFWLDSSRADARLGQISVMGNASGPLARTATADVSGATVTVTGNGRDQTVHSPFLDWLERDLAALRTEVPELPFEFALGWVGCLGYELKAECGGEAAHRSPDPDAVMVFADRAVVLDHRTDTTYLLALAEDGDEAAARAWLRNTAAELEGLAGQAPEPCPAPAGLTGPDLRARHDREAYLKLIDVCHEEIRAGETYEVCLTNMIEAETSLDPWQAYRHLRRASPAPFAAFLGFGSLSVLSTSPERFLRIDRQGTMESKPIKGTRPRHADPVEDARLAADLAGSEKDRAENLMIVDLVRHDLGRCAEVGTVVADPVFQVESYATVHQLVSTVRAQLRTGTSAVAGVRAAFPGGSMTGAPKIRTMEIIDRLEGGPRGIYSGAIGYFSLTGAADLSIVIRTVVLSGGTLRYGVGGAVIALSDPTAEYEETRVKSAPLRALLHV, from the coding sequence ATGCGGACTCTCCTCGTCGACAACTACGACTCCTTCACCTACAACCTCTTCCACTACCTGGCCGAGGTGAACGGCGAGGAGCCCGAGGTGATCCGCAACGACGACCCGGCCTGGCGGGACGGACTCCTCGACGGGTTCGACAGCGTGGTGCTGTCGCCCGGCCCCGGCACGCCGCACCGCCCGGCCGACTTCGGCCTGTGCGCGCGGATCGCCGAGGAGGGCCGGCTCCCCGTTCTCGGCGTCTGCCTCGGCCACCAGGGCATGGCCCTCGCCCACGGCGCCGAGGTCGGCCCGGCCCCGGCCCCGCGCCACGGGCGGACCTCCCTGGTCCGGCACGGCGGCCACGGACTCTTCGAGGGCATCCCCGACCCCCTGGAGGTGGTGCGCTACCACTCGCTGGCGGTCGCCTCGCTGCCGCCCGCGCTGGAGGCGATCGCCCACAGCGCCGACGACGGCGTGGTCATGGCGCTGCGCCACCGCACCCTGCCGCTGTGGGGCGTGCAGTTCCACCCCGAGTCGATCGGCACGGGCAGCGGGCACCAGCTGCTGGCCAACTTCCGCGACCTGGCGTACGCGCACGGCCGGCGCAGACGGCACCCGGCCCGCGCAACGGCGCCGGCGGCGGCCCCGGCGGCCGCCCCGGCCCCGGCTCCTCAAGAAGCACCGGTCCGGCGGCTGCGGGTGCTGGCCGAGCAGCTCTCCACCCGCTGGGAGGCCGAACCGGTCTTCGACCGGCTCTTCCGCACCGGCGCGTACCCCTTCTGGCTGGACAGCAGCCGCGCCGACGCCCGGCTCGGGCAGATCTCGGTCATGGGCAACGCCTCCGGGCCGCTGGCCCGCACCGCCACCGCGGACGTGTCCGGCGCCACCGTGACCGTCACCGGGAACGGCCGGGACCAGACCGTCCACAGCCCGTTCCTCGACTGGCTGGAACGCGACCTCGCCGCGCTGCGGACCGAAGTCCCCGAGCTCCCCTTCGAGTTCGCGCTGGGCTGGGTGGGCTGCCTGGGCTACGAGCTGAAGGCCGAGTGCGGCGGGGAGGCGGCCCACCGCTCCCCCGACCCGGACGCCGTGATGGTCTTCGCGGACCGGGCCGTCGTCCTGGACCACCGGACGGACACCACGTACCTGCTGGCACTCGCCGAGGACGGTGACGAGGCCGCCGCCCGGGCCTGGCTGCGCAACACGGCGGCCGAGCTGGAAGGGCTCGCGGGCCAGGCGCCCGAACCCTGCCCCGCCCCGGCCGGGCTCACCGGGCCGGACCTGCGCGCACGCCACGACCGCGAGGCCTACCTCAAGCTCATCGACGTCTGCCACGAGGAGATACGCGCCGGCGAGACGTACGAGGTGTGCCTGACGAACATGATCGAGGCGGAGACCTCCCTCGACCCCTGGCAGGCCTACCGCCACCTGCGCCGGGCGAGTCCGGCCCCGTTCGCCGCGTTCCTCGGCTTCGGCTCCCTCTCGGTGCTGAGCACCTCGCCCGAGCGCTTCCTGCGTATCGACCGGCAGGGCACGATGGAGTCCAAGCCCATCAAGGGCACCCGGCCGAGGCACGCCGACCCGGTCGAGGACGCCCGGCTCGCCGCCGATCTCGCGGGCAGCGAGAAGGACCGTGCCGAGAACCTGATGATCGTCGACCTGGTCCGGCACGACCTCGGCCGGTGCGCCGAGGTGGGCACGGTCGTCGCCGACCCGGTCTTCCAGGTCGAGTCCTACGCCACCGTGCACCAGCTCGTCAGCACCGTACGGGCGCAGCTGCGCACCGGAACCAGCGCGGTGGCGGGCGTCCGCGCGGCCTTCCCCGGCGGCTCCATGACCGGGGCGCCGAAGATCCGCACGATGGAGATCATCGACCGGCTCGAAGGCGGCCCGCGCGGCATCTACTCGGGTGCCATCGGCTACTTCTCGCTGACCGGCGCAGCCGATCTCAGCATCGTCATCCGCACGGTGGTGCTCAGCGGCGGCACCCTGCGCTACGGGGTCGGCGGCGCGGTCATCGCCCTGTCGGACCCCACGGCCGAGTACGAGGAGACACGGGTCAAGTCGGCGCCTCTGCGGGCGCTGCTCCACGTCTAG
- a CDS encoding ABC transporter permease has protein sequence MTATATTPATAATRALAPLRQPWPDSSVFLQIRVLTARSLRQMATDPGVVLFGLLQPVIILFVLTQVFSKMGAPPHFPAGITYLDFVLSAVLVDNALQSAVQSGVGLVDDLKNGVVARLRSLPITPSSLLIARSLATLVRSAVQAAIILVLAFGVLGYAPRGGAADVAASVGLTLFMSWSLGWAFIAAGAWLRRAEPMQNLAVIAILPLMFASSAYIPVKDLPDWLAAVAGVNPLTYAIDATRALALGIPGSDAIVPALVIGGVIAAAGAALAVLGFRRPLQ, from the coding sequence ATGACCGCCACCGCAACCACCCCTGCCACCGCGGCCACCCGCGCCCTGGCGCCGCTGCGGCAGCCCTGGCCGGACAGCTCGGTGTTCCTCCAGATCCGTGTGCTCACCGCGCGTTCGCTGCGCCAGATGGCGACGGACCCGGGCGTGGTGCTGTTCGGGCTGCTCCAGCCGGTGATCATCCTGTTCGTGCTGACTCAGGTGTTCAGCAAGATGGGGGCGCCGCCGCACTTCCCCGCCGGAATCACCTACCTCGACTTCGTGCTGTCGGCCGTGCTGGTCGACAACGCCCTGCAGTCGGCGGTCCAGTCGGGCGTCGGGCTCGTCGACGACCTGAAGAACGGGGTGGTGGCCCGGCTGCGGTCCCTGCCCATCACGCCGTCCTCGCTGCTGATCGCGCGCAGCCTCGCCACTCTGGTCCGCAGCGCGGTGCAGGCCGCGATCATCCTGGTGCTGGCCTTCGGCGTGCTCGGCTACGCACCGCGCGGCGGGGCGGCCGATGTGGCCGCCTCGGTCGGGCTGACCCTGTTCATGAGCTGGTCCCTGGGCTGGGCGTTCATCGCGGCCGGTGCGTGGCTGCGCCGGGCCGAGCCGATGCAGAACCTCGCCGTGATCGCAATCCTGCCACTGATGTTCGCGTCCAGCGCCTACATTCCGGTCAAGGACCTGCCCGACTGGCTGGCCGCGGTCGCCGGGGTCAACCCGCTCACGTACGCGATCGACGCGACCCGGGCGCTCGCGCTGGGCATCCCGGGCTCGGACGCGATCGTCCCGGCCCTGGTCATCGGCGGTGTGATCGCCGCCGCGGGTGCCGCCCTCGCGGTGCTCGGCTTCCGCCGGCCGTTGCAGTAG
- a CDS encoding ATP-binding cassette domain-containing protein translates to MNGLPFEPPDTVIEARDLTKTFGTLRALDSVDLCVPRGSVLGLLGHNGAGKTTLVGILTAALPPTSGTASVAGYDVTRRPREVRRRIGLTGQFASVDGQLSGRDNLVLIARLLGAGRRAARVRADELLELFALQDVAGRRARTYSGGLRRRLDLAASLVGRPEVVFLDEPTTGLDPEARLVLWEIVEGLVAEGSTVLLTTQYLEEADRLADSITVLSGGRVVASGTAAELKAAVGRRTVTVTLDASADRESAVGALRRASLEPAVAPQSACLVIPIDASKDVATVIRALDQAGAEAIELSFGEPTLDDVYLALAGRNPLPAASPVPALSGGPSA, encoded by the coding sequence ATGAACGGGCTCCCCTTCGAGCCTCCCGACACCGTGATCGAGGCGCGGGACCTCACCAAGACCTTCGGCACGCTGCGCGCACTGGACTCGGTGGACCTCTGCGTCCCCCGGGGATCCGTCCTCGGCCTGCTGGGTCACAACGGCGCCGGCAAGACGACCCTGGTGGGCATCCTCACCGCGGCGCTGCCGCCCACCTCCGGCACGGCCTCCGTCGCCGGATACGACGTGACGCGCCGGCCGCGCGAGGTACGCCGGCGCATCGGGCTGACCGGGCAGTTCGCCTCGGTGGACGGCCAGTTGAGCGGCCGGGACAACCTGGTGCTGATCGCCCGGCTGCTGGGTGCCGGACGCCGGGCGGCCCGGGTGCGCGCCGATGAGCTGCTGGAGCTGTTCGCGCTCCAGGACGTGGCCGGGCGCCGCGCCCGCACGTACTCCGGCGGGCTGCGACGCCGGCTCGACCTCGCCGCGAGCCTGGTCGGCCGTCCCGAGGTGGTCTTCCTGGACGAGCCGACCACGGGCCTGGACCCGGAGGCCCGGCTGGTCCTGTGGGAGATCGTCGAGGGCCTGGTGGCCGAAGGCTCCACGGTGCTGCTCACGACCCAGTACCTGGAGGAGGCCGACCGTCTCGCGGATTCCATCACCGTGCTGTCCGGCGGCCGGGTCGTCGCGAGTGGTACGGCGGCGGAGCTGAAGGCGGCCGTGGGCCGCCGCACCGTGACCGTCACGCTGGATGCGTCGGCAGACCGGGAGAGCGCGGTCGGGGCCCTGCGCCGGGCCTCCCTGGAACCGGCGGTGGCCCCGCAGAGCGCCTGCCTCGTCATCCCCATCGACGCGTCGAAGGACGTGGCGACGGTGATCCGCGCCCTGGACCAGGCGGGGGCCGAGGCCATCGAGCTGTCCTTCGGCGAACCCACCCTGGACGACGTCTACCTCGCCCTCGCCGGGCGGAACCCCCTGCCGGCCGCCTCTCCCGTGCCCGCCCTGTCCGGAGGACCTTCCGCATGA
- a CDS encoding type I polyketide synthase codes for MVSVHVDDYAVEPAAGPHAALRGLTLPAVFRAAAQADPEAVALSDGDRHRTWRQWEADVDALARGLQELGVGVGDVVAIQLPNCWEYETLHLAVAAIGAVMMPVHQGHGSADVLALVERVAPVALVLPADSAHAADAPALSALRAAVPSLRSVLVAGSGSATGGLVGIDGLLERWAGAAPHPAGVRPEMPFVLLPSSGTTSARPKICLHSHDGLMSNTAAVTEEAAGSFDGPVLTACPLTHLFGLQSLHSALFARCRQVLLRGWDPDRFLELARAARPAVVFAVPAQLHDVAARLADTGARAGFRPREVRTAGAAIPAALVAQVREVLGSPLVVVWGMSELGTGTCTTAADPADVAARSVGRPTSGASVRVLREDGAECAPGEPGELYYRSPGMFRGYHGDPALTAAAVTEDGWLRTGDRASVDGDGRVRFLGRSAELINVGGRKFDATEIQGLLADMPGLGPAAVVARPDRRLGEYPCLVVTGRAERQVTLARVTEFLLGRGVADYKLPLELVVVGELPRTPAGKLHRRALESLLAEQGPATGSGGGSVPASYAAALELVRACVTEALAPAAEAAPIGARTTFRGHGLDSVRSIRLRNLLAEATGLPLPASLAFDFPTPDAVARHLRGETAEDAVPSLRVSPSGAADDDPVAVVGMACRLPGGVCGPEDLWALVTEGRDAIGGFPEDRGWDLEHLFDDDPEHPGTSYAREGGFLSGAGAFDAGFFGFSDREALAADPQQRLLLETAWEALERAGIDPASLHGSQTGVFAGAMYHDYAPSASGDGRPELEGLLALGTAGSALAGRIAYTFGLQGPALTVDTACSSSLVALHLACRSLRSGESSLALAGGVAVMATPASFTEFSRLRGLAPDGRCKSFADTADGAAWSEGVGLLVLERLSEARRNGHPVLALVRGSAVNQDGASNGITAPHGPAQRRVIRQALADAGLSAADVDAVEAHGTGTALGDPIEAQALLGTYGAAREPDRPLWLGSVKSNIGHAQAAAGVAGVIKSVLALRGGVLPKTLHADTPTSRVDWSAGTVRLLTEARPWPREAGRARRAGVSSFGISGTNAHVILEEAPDEAAREAVAEQPSEGSAPVAWVLSARSAPALRDQARRLAEHVDARPGLSVRDVACSLALSRTVHPGHQAFAVGADRRELLASVRALAELDAPAGGPGDGELAYVFAGQGSQRPGMGRELARTYPVFAAALREACDALDPLLDRPLAEVMWAADGPDAALLERTEYTQPALFAHGVALYRLFESWGVVPARLVGHSVGEITAAHVAGVLSLPDAARLVAARGRLMQGLPEGGAMLAVRLPEAELGPWLEGLRGGPVAVAAVNGPLSVVLSGASGPLEELAGKLAAAGVRTKRLAVSHAFHSPLMDPMLDGFREVVTGLAFAAPAVPVTSCLTGAPLTAAEACDPGFWVRHVREPVRFRDAVAGMRADGTGVFLELGPEPALAPMLEECLAAGPAQGSAVPAGGAAEERAVLGALARLHLLGVPVAWRSVLPGAAVVPLPTYPFQHRTYWAAAGAPVEVAAPALPVLAGRLAGLAGAEQQALLLRLVLDETGAVLGGRTLTAADAGASFSDMGLTSVSAVELRNRLRAATGTRLPATLVFDHPTPAAVVDLVRQDLAGRLAGTAGPTVSGLVAELAALLSAGSELDPDDAARLGALVRDRGPARTAGHSAGVPFDVDTASDEDLFRRLDGVGH; via the coding sequence CTGGTGTCCGTCCATGTCGATGACTACGCGGTCGAACCGGCCGCCGGGCCGCACGCAGCGCTGCGCGGCCTGACCCTGCCGGCCGTCTTCCGGGCCGCCGCGCAGGCGGATCCGGAGGCGGTGGCCCTGAGCGACGGGGACCGGCACCGGACCTGGCGGCAGTGGGAGGCGGATGTCGACGCGCTCGCCCGCGGCCTCCAGGAGCTGGGCGTCGGGGTCGGCGACGTGGTCGCGATCCAGCTGCCCAACTGCTGGGAGTACGAGACCCTGCACCTCGCCGTCGCGGCGATCGGCGCTGTCATGATGCCCGTCCACCAGGGCCATGGCAGCGCCGACGTGCTGGCGCTGGTGGAACGGGTGGCGCCGGTGGCACTGGTGCTGCCCGCGGACTCCGCGCACGCGGCGGACGCACCGGCCCTGTCCGCACTGCGGGCGGCCGTGCCCTCGCTGCGGTCGGTCCTGGTGGCGGGATCCGGCTCCGCCACGGGGGGCCTCGTGGGCATCGACGGGCTGCTGGAGCGGTGGGCCGGTGCTGCCCCGCACCCGGCCGGGGTGCGGCCGGAGATGCCCTTCGTGCTGCTGCCCTCCTCCGGTACGACCTCCGCCCGGCCGAAGATCTGCCTGCACAGCCACGACGGGCTGATGTCGAACACGGCGGCCGTGACGGAGGAGGCGGCCGGCTCGTTCGACGGCCCGGTGCTCACCGCCTGTCCCCTCACCCACCTGTTCGGCCTCCAGTCCCTGCACTCGGCCCTGTTCGCCCGCTGCCGCCAGGTACTGCTGCGCGGCTGGGACCCGGACCGGTTCCTGGAACTGGCCCGCGCGGCGCGGCCCGCCGTGGTGTTCGCCGTGCCCGCCCAGCTCCACGACGTGGCCGCCCGGCTCGCGGACACCGGGGCGCGGGCCGGATTCCGGCCGCGCGAGGTGCGGACGGCCGGAGCGGCCATCCCCGCGGCACTGGTGGCGCAGGTGCGCGAGGTGCTCGGCAGTCCGCTCGTCGTCGTGTGGGGCATGTCCGAGCTCGGCACCGGCACCTGCACGACCGCCGCCGACCCCGCCGACGTGGCCGCCCGCAGCGTGGGCCGGCCGACGTCCGGCGCGAGCGTGCGCGTCCTGCGCGAGGACGGCGCCGAGTGCGCGCCCGGCGAGCCGGGCGAGCTGTACTACCGCAGCCCCGGCATGTTCCGCGGCTACCACGGCGATCCCGCGCTGACCGCGGCGGCGGTCACCGAGGACGGCTGGCTGCGCACCGGGGACCGGGCGAGCGTGGACGGCGACGGCCGGGTCCGCTTCCTGGGCCGCTCGGCCGAGCTGATCAACGTGGGCGGCCGGAAGTTCGACGCGACGGAGATCCAGGGGCTGCTGGCGGACATGCCGGGCCTCGGGCCTGCGGCGGTGGTCGCCCGCCCCGACCGGCGGCTCGGCGAGTACCCGTGCCTGGTGGTCACCGGGCGGGCCGAGCGGCAGGTCACGCTGGCCCGGGTGACCGAGTTCCTGCTGGGGCGCGGGGTCGCCGACTACAAGCTGCCGCTGGAACTGGTGGTGGTCGGGGAGCTGCCCCGCACCCCGGCCGGCAAGCTGCACCGGCGGGCCCTGGAGAGCCTGCTGGCCGAGCAGGGGCCGGCCACCGGGTCCGGCGGCGGCTCCGTGCCCGCGTCGTACGCGGCTGCCCTCGAACTGGTCCGCGCCTGCGTCACCGAGGCACTCGCGCCGGCCGCCGAAGCCGCCCCCATCGGGGCGCGCACCACGTTCCGCGGCCACGGCCTGGACTCCGTCCGCAGCATCCGGCTGCGCAACCTGCTGGCCGAGGCGACTGGTCTCCCGCTGCCCGCGTCCCTCGCCTTCGACTTCCCCACACCCGACGCCGTGGCCCGCCATCTGCGGGGCGAGACGGCCGAGGACGCCGTGCCCTCCCTCCGCGTGTCCCCTTCCGGCGCGGCGGACGACGATCCCGTGGCCGTCGTGGGCATGGCCTGCCGGCTGCCCGGCGGCGTATGCGGCCCCGAGGACCTGTGGGCCCTGGTGACGGAGGGCCGGGACGCGATCGGGGGCTTCCCCGAGGACCGCGGCTGGGACCTGGAGCACCTCTTCGACGACGACCCCGAGCACCCCGGCACCTCGTACGCCCGCGAGGGCGGATTCCTGTCCGGGGCGGGCGCGTTCGACGCGGGGTTCTTCGGCTTCTCCGACCGGGAGGCACTGGCCGCCGACCCGCAGCAGCGGCTGCTGCTGGAGACCGCCTGGGAGGCGCTGGAGCGGGCCGGGATCGACCCGGCCTCGCTGCACGGCTCGCAGACCGGGGTGTTCGCGGGCGCCATGTACCACGACTACGCGCCCTCGGCCTCCGGCGACGGCCGGCCGGAACTGGAAGGGCTGCTCGCCCTCGGCACCGCCGGCAGCGCCCTGGCGGGCCGGATCGCGTACACCTTCGGGCTCCAGGGCCCCGCGCTGACCGTGGACACGGCCTGCTCGTCCTCGCTGGTCGCGCTCCATCTGGCGTGCCGCTCGCTGCGGTCCGGCGAATCCTCCCTGGCCCTGGCGGGCGGCGTCGCCGTGATGGCCACACCGGCCTCGTTCACGGAGTTCTCCCGGCTGCGCGGGCTGGCCCCCGACGGCCGCTGCAAGTCCTTCGCGGACACCGCCGACGGCGCGGCCTGGTCGGAGGGGGTCGGCCTGCTGGTGCTGGAGCGCCTCTCCGAAGCCCGGCGCAACGGCCATCCGGTCCTCGCCCTGGTGCGCGGCTCCGCCGTGAACCAGGACGGCGCCTCCAACGGGATCACCGCCCCGCACGGGCCCGCGCAGCGGCGGGTGATCCGGCAGGCACTGGCCGACGCCGGACTGTCCGCCGCCGACGTGGACGCGGTGGAGGCACACGGCACCGGGACCGCGCTCGGCGACCCGATCGAGGCGCAGGCGCTGCTCGGCACGTACGGTGCCGCGCGCGAGCCGGACCGCCCCCTGTGGCTCGGCTCGGTGAAGTCGAACATCGGGCACGCGCAGGCGGCCGCGGGCGTGGCGGGCGTGATCAAGTCCGTACTGGCGCTGCGGGGCGGCGTACTGCCCAAGACCCTGCACGCGGACACTCCGACGTCCCGGGTGGACTGGTCGGCGGGGACCGTGCGGCTGCTCACCGAGGCCCGGCCCTGGCCCCGGGAGGCCGGGCGGGCCCGCCGGGCGGGGGTGTCCTCGTTCGGGATCAGCGGGACCAACGCCCACGTGATCCTGGAGGAGGCTCCGGACGAGGCGGCGCGGGAGGCCGTCGCCGAACAACCGTCGGAAGGCAGCGCTCCGGTGGCCTGGGTGCTGTCCGCGCGCAGTGCGCCCGCCCTGCGCGACCAGGCCCGCCGGCTGGCGGAGCACGTGGACGCCCGGCCCGGGCTGTCGGTGCGGGACGTGGCCTGTTCGCTGGCCCTCAGCCGTACCGTGCACCCCGGGCACCAGGCGTTCGCCGTGGGCGCGGATCGGCGTGAGCTCCTCGCGTCGGTACGGGCCTTGGCAGAGCTGGACGCTCCGGCCGGCGGGCCGGGCGACGGCGAGCTGGCGTACGTCTTCGCCGGGCAGGGCAGCCAGCGGCCCGGCATGGGGCGCGAACTGGCCCGCACGTACCCGGTGTTCGCGGCCGCGCTGCGGGAGGCGTGCGACGCACTCGATCCGCTGCTGGACCGGCCGCTGGCCGAGGTGATGTGGGCGGCCGACGGCCCGGACGCCGCGCTGCTGGAGCGTACGGAGTACACGCAGCCGGCGCTCTTCGCCCACGGGGTCGCCCTGTACCGGTTGTTCGAGTCGTGGGGGGTGGTGCCCGCGCGGCTGGTGGGGCATTCGGTGGGCGAGATCACCGCCGCGCACGTCGCGGGGGTGCTCTCCCTCCCGGACGCGGCCCGGCTCGTCGCGGCCCGGGGACGGCTGATGCAAGGCCTGCCGGAGGGCGGCGCCATGCTCGCCGTACGGCTCCCGGAGGCCGAGCTGGGTCCGTGGCTGGAGGGCCTGCGGGGTGGTCCGGTCGCGGTGGCCGCCGTCAACGGGCCGCTTTCGGTGGTGCTCTCCGGTGCCTCCGGGCCCCTGGAGGAACTCGCGGGGAAGCTGGCTGCGGCGGGTGTGCGGACCAAGCGGCTCGCCGTCAGCCACGCCTTCCACTCCCCGCTGATGGATCCGATGCTGGACGGGTTCCGCGAGGTCGTCACCGGGCTCGCCTTCGCCGCCCCGGCCGTACCGGTCACGTCCTGCCTGACCGGGGCCCCGCTCACGGCAGCCGAGGCGTGCGATCCCGGCTTCTGGGTGCGGCATGTCCGGGAGCCGGTCCGGTTCCGCGACGCGGTCGCCGGCATGCGGGCCGACGGGACCGGGGTGTTCCTGGAGCTGGGCCCCGAGCCGGCGCTGGCACCGATGCTGGAGGAGTGCCTGGCCGCGGGCCCCGCTCAAGGGTCCGCCGTCCCGGCCGGCGGCGCCGCCGAGGAGCGCGCGGTGCTCGGGGCTCTGGCCCGGCTGCACCTGCTGGGGGTGCCGGTGGCCTGGCGGTCGGTGCTGCCCGGTGCGGCGGTCGTCCCGCTGCCCACGTACCCGTTCCAGCACCGCACGTACTGGGCCGCGGCCGGGGCTCCCGTGGAGGTCGCCGCCCCGGCACTCCCGGTGCTTGCGGGCCGGCTCGCCGGGCTGGCCGGGGCCGAACAGCAGGCGCTGCTGCTGCGGCTGGTCCTGGACGAGACGGGGGCCGTGCTCGGCGGCCGCACCCTGACCGCCGCCGACGCCGGGGCGTCGTTCTCCGACATGGGCCTCACCTCGGTCAGCGCGGTCGAGCTGCGCAACCGGCTGCGGGCGGCCACCGGGACGCGTCTTCCGGCCACGCTGGTGTTCGACCATCCGACCCCGGCGGCCGTGGTCGACCTGGTACGGCAGGACCTGGCGGGGCGCCTCGCCGGTACGGCCGGCCCTACCGTGTCCGGCCTCGTGGCCGAGCTGGCCGCGCTGCTCTCCGCGGGCTCGGAGCTCGACCCGGACGACGCGGCCCGCCTGGGAGCCCTCGTACGCGACCGCGGGCCGGCACGGACCGCCGGCCACTCGGCCGGCGTCCCCTTCGACGTCGACACCGCGTCCGACGAGGACCTCTTCCGGCGCCTGGACGGCGTCGGCCACTGA